From Camelus bactrianus isolate YW-2024 breed Bactrian camel chromosome 16, ASM4877302v1, whole genome shotgun sequence, the proteins below share one genomic window:
- the MED24 gene encoding mediator of RNA polymerase II transcription subunit 24 isoform X3, translating to MKVVNLKQAILQAWKERWSDYQWAINMKKFFPKGATWDILNLAEALLEQAMIGPSPNPLILSYLKYAISSQMVSYSSVLTAISKFDDFSRDLCVQALLDIMDMFCDRLSCHGKAEECIGLCRALLSALHWLLRCTAASAEQLRVGLEAGTPAAAEKQLAMCLQRLEKTLSSTKNRALLHIAKLEEASSWTAIEHCLLKLGDILAGLSSPQLRSQAEQCGTLIRSIPTMLSVHSEQLHKTGFPTVHAVVLLEGTMNLTGETQPLVEQLMMVKRMQHIPTPLFVLEIWKACFVGLIESPEGTGELKWTAFTFLKIPQVLVKLKKYSHGDKDFTEDVNSAFEFLLKLTPLLDKADQRCNCDCTSFLLQECSKQGLLSEASMNNLMAKRKADREHAPQLKSDENANIQPNPGLILRAEPTVTNILKTMDADHSKSPEGLLGVLGHMLSGKSLDLLLAAAAATGKLKSFARKFINLNEFTTHGSEESTKAASVRALLFDISFLMLCHVAQTYGSEVILSESSTGTEVFFFETWMQTCMPEEGKILNPDHPCFRPDSTKVESLVALLNNSSEMKLVQMKWHEACLSISAAILEILNAWENGVLAFESIQKITDNIKGKVCSLAVCAVAWLVAHVRMLGLDEREKSLQMIRQLAGPLYSENTLQFYNERVVIMSSILEHMCADVLQQTATQIKFPSTGMDTMPYWNLLPPKRPIKEVLTDIFAKVLERGWVDSRSIHIFDTLLHMGGVYWFCNNLIKELLKETRKEHTLRAVELLYSIFCLDMQQVTLVLLGHILPGLLTDSSKWHSLMDPPGTALAKLAVWCALSSYSSHKGQASSRQKKRHREDIEDYISLFPLDDMQPSKLMRLLSSNEEDANILSSPTDRSMSSSLSASQLHTVNMRDPLNRVLANLFLLISSILGSRTAGPHTQFVQWFMEECVDCLEQGSRGSILQFMPFTTVSELVKVSAMSSPKVVLAITDLSLPLGRQVAAKAIAAL from the exons ATGAAGGTGGTGAACCTGAAGCAAGCCATTTTGCAGGCTTGGAAGGAGCGATGGAGTGACTACCAATGGGCAATCAACATGAAGAAATTCTTTCCCAAAGGAGCCACCTGGGACATTCTCAACCTAGCAG AAGCACTACTGGAGCAGGCCATGATTGGACCTTCCCCCAATCCTCTCATCCTGTCCTACCTGAAGTATGCCATTAGTTCCCAG atGGTGTCCtactcctctgtcctcacagcTATCAGTAAG TTTGATGACTTTTCCCGGGACCTGTGTGTCCAGGCTTTGCTGGACATCATGGACATGTTTTGTGACCGACTGAG CTGTCACGGCAAAGCGGAGGAGTGTATCGGGCTCTGCCGGGCCCTCCTCAGCGCCCTCCACTGGCTGCTGCGCTGCACCGCAGCCTCTGCCGAGCAGCTCCGAGTCGGGCTGGAGGCCGGCACTCCAGCGGCCGCCGAGAAGCAGCTTGCCATGTGCCTGCAGCGCCTGGAGAAGACCCTCAGCAGTACCAAGAACCGGGCCCTGCTCCACATCGCCAAACTAGAGGAGGCCT CTTCCTGGACTGCCATTGAGCATTGCCTCTTGAAGCTTGGGGATATCCTGGCTGGTCTCAGCAGCCCCCAGCTCCGGAGCCAGGCCGAGCAGTGTGGCACACTTATCAGGAG CATCCCCACCATGCTGTCCGTGCACTCGGAGCAGCTGCACAAGACTGGCTTCCCCACCGTCCATGCAGTGGTCCTGCTCGAGGGCACCATGAACCTGACAGGCGAGACACAGCCGCTGGTGGAACAGCTGATGATGGTGAAACGCATGCAG CATATCCCTACCCCACTTTTTGTCCTGGAGATCTGGAAAGCTTGCTTCGTGGGTCTTATTGAGTCTCCTGAGGGTACTGGAGAGCTCAAGTGGACAGCTTTCACCTTCCTCAAG ATTCCACAGGTTTTGGTGAAGTTGAAGAAATACTCTCATGGGGACAAG GACTTTACTGAGGATGTCAATTCTGCTTTTGAGTTCCTGCTGAAGCTCACCCCCTTGCTGGACAAGGCTGACCAGCGCTGCAA CTGTGACTGTACAAGTTTCCTGCTCCAGGAATGTAGCAAGCAGGGGCTTCTGTCTGAAGCCAGTATGAACAACCTAATGGCCAAGCG CAAAGCAGACCGGGAGCATGCACCGCAGCTGAAATCAGATGAAAATGCCAACATCCAGCCCAACCCTGGGCTGATCCTCCGTGCGGAGCCCACAGTCACCAACATCCTCAAA ACAATGGATGCAGACCACTCTAAGTCCCCGGAGGGGCTGCTGGGGGTCCTGGGCCACATGCTGTCTGGGAAGAGCCTGGACTTGTTGCTGGCTGCGGCCGCCGCCACTGGGAAGCTTAAGTCCTTCGCCCGGAAATTCATTAA TTTGAATGAATTCACGACGCACGGCAGTGAAGAAAGCA CCAAGGCGGCCTCAGTTCGAGCCTTGCTCTTTGACATCTCCTTCCTCATGCTGTGCCACGTGGCCCAGACCTATGGCTCAGAG GTCATCCTGTCTGAGTCGAGCACCGGAACAGAGGTGTTCTTCTTTGAGACGTGGATGCAGACGTGCATGCCCGAGGAGGGCAAAATCCTGAACCCTGACCACCCCTGCTTCCGGCCTGACTCCACCAAAGTGGAGTCCCTGGTGGCTCTGCTCAACAACTCCTCGGAGATGAAGCTGGT GCAAATGAAGTGGCACGAAGCCTGTCTCAGCATTTCAGCGGCCATCCTGGAAATCCTCAATGCCTGGGAGAATGGGGTGCTGGCCTTCGAGTCCATCCAG aaAATCACTGATAATATCAAGGGGAAGGTTTGCAGTCTGGCAGTGTGTGCCGTGGCTTGGCTGGTGGCCCACGTGCGGATGCTGGGGCTGGATGAGCGTGAGAAGTCGCTGCAGATGATCCGCCAGCTGGCAGGGCCGCTGTACAGCGAGAACACCCTGCAGTTCTACAATGAGAG GGTGGTGATCATGAGCTCCATCCTGGAGCACATGTGTGCTGACGTGCTGCAGCAGACAGCCACGCAGATCAAGTTCCCGTCCACGGGCATGGACACCATGCCCTACTGGAACCTGCTGCCCCCAAAGCGACCCATAAAGGAGGTGCTGACAGACATATTTGCCAAGGTGCTGGAGAGGGGTTGGGTGGACAGCCGCTCCATCCACATCTTTGACACCCTGCTCCACATGGGAGGTGTCTACTGGTTCTGCAACAACCTGATTAAG GAGCTGCTGAAGGAGACGCGGAAGGAGCACACACTGCGGGCGGTGGAGCTGCTCTACTCCATCTTCTGTCTGGACATGCAGCAGGTGACCCTGGTCCTGCTGGGCCACATCCTGCCCGGCCTGCTCACCGACTCCTCCAAGTGGCACAGCCTCATGGACCCCCCTGGCACTGCCCTCGCCAA GCTGGCCGTCTGGTGTGCCCTGAGTTCCTACTCCTCCCACAAGGGGCAGGCATCCTCCCGCCAAAAGAAGAGACACCGCGAAGACATCGAG GATTACATCAGCCTCTTCCCCTTGGACGACATGCAGCCCTCCAAGCTGATGCGACTGCTGAGCTCCAATGAGGAAGATGCAAATATCCTCTCAAGTCCCA CCGACCGATCCATGAGCAGCTCCCTGTCGGCCTCCCAGCTCCACACGGTTAATATGAGAGACCCGCTGAACAGAGTTCTGG CCAACCTGTTCCTGCTCATCTCCTCCATCCTGGGGTCGCGGACCGCCGGCCCGCACACGCAGTTTGTGCAGTGGTTCATGGAGGAGTGCGTGGACTGCCTGGAGCAGGGCAGCCGGGGCAGCATCCTGCAGTTCATGCCCTTCACCACC GTATCAGAACTGGTGAAGGTGTCAGCCATGTCCAGCCCCAAGGTGGTTCTGGCCATCACGGacctcagcctgcccctgggCCGCCAGGTGGCTGCCAAAGCCATTGCTGCCCTCTGA
- the MED24 gene encoding mediator of RNA polymerase II transcription subunit 24 isoform X5 has protein sequence MKVVNLKQAILQAWKERWSDYQWAINMKKFFPKGATWDILNLAEALLEQAMIGPSPNPLILSYLKYAISSQMVSYSSVLTAISKFDDFSRDLCVQALLDIMDMFCDRLSCHGKAEECIGLCRALLSALHWLLRCTAASAEQLRVGLEAGTPAAAEKQLAMCLQRLEKTLSSTKNRALLHIAKLEEASSWTAIEHCLLKLGDILAGLSSPQLRSQAEQCGTLIRSIPTMLSVHSEQLHKTGFPTVHAVVLLEGTMNLTGETQPLVEQLMMVKRMQHIPTPLFVLEIWKACFVGLIESPEGTGELKWTAFTFLKIPQVLVKLKKYSHGDKDFTEDVNSAFEFLLKLTPLLDKADQRCNCDCTSFLLQECSKQGLLSEASMNNLMAKRKADREHAPQLKSDENANIQPNPGLILRAEPTVTNILKTMDADHSKSPEGLLGVLGHMLSGKSLDLLLAAAAATGKLKSFARKFINLNEFTTHGSEESTKAASVRALLFDISFLMLCHVAQTYGSEVILSESSTGTEVFFFETWMQTCMPEEGKILNPDHPCFRPDSTKVESLVALLNNSSEMKLVQMKWHEACLSISAAILEILNAWENGVLAFESIQKITDNIKGKVCSLAVCAVAWLVAHVRMLGLDEREKSLQMIRQLAGPLYSENTLQFYNERVVIMSSILEHMCADVLQQTATQIKFPSTGMDTMPYWNLLPPKRPIKEVLTDIFAKVLERGWVDSRSIHIFDTLLHMGGVYWFCNNLIKELLKETRKEHTLRAVELLYSIFCLDMQQVTLVLLGHILPGLLTDSSKWHSLMDPPGTALAKLAVWCALSSYSSHKGQASSRQKKRHREDIEDYISLFPLDDMQPSKLMRLLSSNEEDANILSSPRHSPGKRSTPDG, from the exons ATGAAGGTGGTGAACCTGAAGCAAGCCATTTTGCAGGCTTGGAAGGAGCGATGGAGTGACTACCAATGGGCAATCAACATGAAGAAATTCTTTCCCAAAGGAGCCACCTGGGACATTCTCAACCTAGCAG AAGCACTACTGGAGCAGGCCATGATTGGACCTTCCCCCAATCCTCTCATCCTGTCCTACCTGAAGTATGCCATTAGTTCCCAG atGGTGTCCtactcctctgtcctcacagcTATCAGTAAG TTTGATGACTTTTCCCGGGACCTGTGTGTCCAGGCTTTGCTGGACATCATGGACATGTTTTGTGACCGACTGAG CTGTCACGGCAAAGCGGAGGAGTGTATCGGGCTCTGCCGGGCCCTCCTCAGCGCCCTCCACTGGCTGCTGCGCTGCACCGCAGCCTCTGCCGAGCAGCTCCGAGTCGGGCTGGAGGCCGGCACTCCAGCGGCCGCCGAGAAGCAGCTTGCCATGTGCCTGCAGCGCCTGGAGAAGACCCTCAGCAGTACCAAGAACCGGGCCCTGCTCCACATCGCCAAACTAGAGGAGGCCT CTTCCTGGACTGCCATTGAGCATTGCCTCTTGAAGCTTGGGGATATCCTGGCTGGTCTCAGCAGCCCCCAGCTCCGGAGCCAGGCCGAGCAGTGTGGCACACTTATCAGGAG CATCCCCACCATGCTGTCCGTGCACTCGGAGCAGCTGCACAAGACTGGCTTCCCCACCGTCCATGCAGTGGTCCTGCTCGAGGGCACCATGAACCTGACAGGCGAGACACAGCCGCTGGTGGAACAGCTGATGATGGTGAAACGCATGCAG CATATCCCTACCCCACTTTTTGTCCTGGAGATCTGGAAAGCTTGCTTCGTGGGTCTTATTGAGTCTCCTGAGGGTACTGGAGAGCTCAAGTGGACAGCTTTCACCTTCCTCAAG ATTCCACAGGTTTTGGTGAAGTTGAAGAAATACTCTCATGGGGACAAG GACTTTACTGAGGATGTCAATTCTGCTTTTGAGTTCCTGCTGAAGCTCACCCCCTTGCTGGACAAGGCTGACCAGCGCTGCAA CTGTGACTGTACAAGTTTCCTGCTCCAGGAATGTAGCAAGCAGGGGCTTCTGTCTGAAGCCAGTATGAACAACCTAATGGCCAAGCG CAAAGCAGACCGGGAGCATGCACCGCAGCTGAAATCAGATGAAAATGCCAACATCCAGCCCAACCCTGGGCTGATCCTCCGTGCGGAGCCCACAGTCACCAACATCCTCAAA ACAATGGATGCAGACCACTCTAAGTCCCCGGAGGGGCTGCTGGGGGTCCTGGGCCACATGCTGTCTGGGAAGAGCCTGGACTTGTTGCTGGCTGCGGCCGCCGCCACTGGGAAGCTTAAGTCCTTCGCCCGGAAATTCATTAA TTTGAATGAATTCACGACGCACGGCAGTGAAGAAAGCA CCAAGGCGGCCTCAGTTCGAGCCTTGCTCTTTGACATCTCCTTCCTCATGCTGTGCCACGTGGCCCAGACCTATGGCTCAGAG GTCATCCTGTCTGAGTCGAGCACCGGAACAGAGGTGTTCTTCTTTGAGACGTGGATGCAGACGTGCATGCCCGAGGAGGGCAAAATCCTGAACCCTGACCACCCCTGCTTCCGGCCTGACTCCACCAAAGTGGAGTCCCTGGTGGCTCTGCTCAACAACTCCTCGGAGATGAAGCTGGT GCAAATGAAGTGGCACGAAGCCTGTCTCAGCATTTCAGCGGCCATCCTGGAAATCCTCAATGCCTGGGAGAATGGGGTGCTGGCCTTCGAGTCCATCCAG aaAATCACTGATAATATCAAGGGGAAGGTTTGCAGTCTGGCAGTGTGTGCCGTGGCTTGGCTGGTGGCCCACGTGCGGATGCTGGGGCTGGATGAGCGTGAGAAGTCGCTGCAGATGATCCGCCAGCTGGCAGGGCCGCTGTACAGCGAGAACACCCTGCAGTTCTACAATGAGAG GGTGGTGATCATGAGCTCCATCCTGGAGCACATGTGTGCTGACGTGCTGCAGCAGACAGCCACGCAGATCAAGTTCCCGTCCACGGGCATGGACACCATGCCCTACTGGAACCTGCTGCCCCCAAAGCGACCCATAAAGGAGGTGCTGACAGACATATTTGCCAAGGTGCTGGAGAGGGGTTGGGTGGACAGCCGCTCCATCCACATCTTTGACACCCTGCTCCACATGGGAGGTGTCTACTGGTTCTGCAACAACCTGATTAAG GAGCTGCTGAAGGAGACGCGGAAGGAGCACACACTGCGGGCGGTGGAGCTGCTCTACTCCATCTTCTGTCTGGACATGCAGCAGGTGACCCTGGTCCTGCTGGGCCACATCCTGCCCGGCCTGCTCACCGACTCCTCCAAGTGGCACAGCCTCATGGACCCCCCTGGCACTGCCCTCGCCAA GCTGGCCGTCTGGTGTGCCCTGAGTTCCTACTCCTCCCACAAGGGGCAGGCATCCTCCCGCCAAAAGAAGAGACACCGCGAAGACATCGAG GATTACATCAGCCTCTTCCCCTTGGACGACATGCAGCCCTCCAAGCTGATGCGACTGCTGAGCTCCAATGAGGAAGATGCAAATATCCTCTCAAGTCCCA GACATTCTCCGGGCAAGCGCTCCACCCCTGACGGGTGA